A window of the Hordeum vulgare subsp. vulgare chromosome 5H, MorexV3_pseudomolecules_assembly, whole genome shotgun sequence genome harbors these coding sequences:
- the LOC123398507 gene encoding indole-3-glycerol phosphate synthase, chloroplastic-like, with amino-acid sequence MESLLAAAPFHVAAFSSVSSPSAHSPSVLRSVSGGRRAVRCAAAKEAILYALEHDEMFNSEEVIQWESGKTINSIAAAQGIRIRRRCRPRYPSEGSGDDKAVPRNILEQIVWDKEVEVSQRKAKKPLKSVVESSEHAPPARDFIGALTAAHSRNGVPALIAEVKKASPSRGVLRENFNPVEIAQAYEKNGAACLSILTDEKHFQGSFENLETVRNSGVQCPLLCKEFVIDIWQIYYARSKGADAILLIAAVLPDLDMKYMLRICKNLGMTALIEVHDEKELDRVLRIDGVELIGINNRSLETFVVDTSNTRMLMEKRGDIIKERGILVVGESGLFTPDDVAYVHSAGVSAVLVGESLIKEEDPGQAIAGLFGKELLS; translated from the exons ATGGAGTCACTGCTGGCCGCCGCGCCCTTCCATGTCGCGGCCTTCTCGTCCGTGTCCTCTCCGTCCGCCCACTCGCCGTCTGTCCTCCGCAGCGTCAGTGGGGGTCGCCGCGCCGTCCGATGCGCCGCAGCCAAG GAGGCCATCCTGTACGCGTTGGAGCACGATGAGATGTTCAACTCGGAAGAGGTGATCCAGTGGGAGAGCGGCAAGACGATCAACTCCATCGCCGCCGCGCAGGGCATCCGCATCCGCCGCCGGTGCCGTCCCCGGTACCCCTCGGAGGGCTCCGGCGACGACAAGGCCGTGCCCCGCAACATCCTCGAGCAGATCGTGTGGGACAAGGAGGTGGAGGTGTCGCAG AGGAAGGCCAAGAAGCCTCTGAAGAGTGTCGTGGAGTCCAGCGAGCACGCGCCGCCGGCCAGGGATTTCATCGGCGCTCTCACGGCGGCGCACAGTCGCAACGGCGTGCCCGCCCTGATCGCCGAGGTTAAGAAGGCGTCGCCCAGCAGGGGCGTGCTGAGGGAGAACTTCAATCCG GTTGAGATCGCGCAGGCATACGAGAAAAACGGAGCGGCTTGCCTTAGCATCCTCACGGATGAGAAGCACTTTCAG GGGAGCTTTGAGAACCTTGAAACGGTCCGCAATTCGGGTGTGCAG TGCCCTCTTCTGTGCAAGGAGTTCGTCATCGATATCTGGCAAATCTACTACGCACGATCAAAGGGCGCCGATGCGATTCTCTTGATTGCTGCTGTGCTACCGGATCTTGACATGAAGTACATGCTTCgaatttgcaaaaatcttggaATGACTGCTCTTATTGAG GTTCATGACGAGAAAGAATTGGACCGCGTGCTGAGAATAGATGGTGTTGAGCTTATTGGAATCAATAACCGTAGTCTAG AAACATTCGTAGTTGATACTTCAAACACAAGGATGCTGATGGAGAAGCGTGGTGATATCATAAAGGAGAGAGGAATATTG GTTGTTGGTGAATCTGGCCTGTTCACTCCCGATGATGTTGCATATGTGCATAGTGCTGGCGTTTCTGCA GTTTTGGTAGGAGAGTCCCTGATCAAGGAAGAAGATCCTGGGCAAGCAATTGCTGGGCTTTTCGGGAAGGAGCTCTTGAGTTGA